The Streptomyces sp. NBC_01276 genome includes the window CACGAGCGGGCGATCGGCCACCGCGACCGTACGGGAAGGGACGGACACCTGCGATGCAGCGGTACGTGTACGACTTCGCCGAGGGCGGCCCGCACACGGCCGCACTGCTGGGCGACAAGGGCGCCGGTCTGGCCGAGATGACCCGCATGGGGCTCCCCGTACCCCCCGGTTTCACCGTCACCACCGAAGCCTGCCGCGTCTTCCTCGCGACGGGTGAGCCGCCCGCGGAACTGGCCGGCCAGATGGCGGACCACTTGGCGGACTTGGAACGGAACGTCGGCAAGCGCCTCGGACGGGTCAGCGATCCCCTGCTGCTCTCCGTCCGCACGGGAGCCGGATCCTCGACGCCCGGCATGGCGGAGACGGTCCTCGACGTGGGCCTCAACGACCTCTCCGTCCTCGGTCTGGGCGTCGCACCAGGAAGTGAGCGGTTCGCATGGGACTCCTACCGTCGCCTGGTGCAGATGTTCGGCAGCACGGTCATGGGAGTCGACACATCGCTCTTCGAGGAAGTCGTTCTCCGTGTCGAACGACAACACGCGGTGGCCGACGACGGTCGGCTCGACGTGGTGGACCTCATCAGACTGGTACAGACGTTCAAGGACCTGATCGCGGAACGGACCGGTGAAGAGTTCCCGCAGGATCCGGCCGAACAGCTGCGGCGGGCGGTCCTGGCTGCTTTCGCGTCGTGGAAGGCAGAGCGTGCACGGCCGCACGGGCGCCGTCACCGTCGTCGCCGTGGTCACCTCCCCGACCCCGGCGTCGCGGTGAGCGTGCAGAGCATGGTCTTCGGCAATCTCGGCCCCGACTCCGGCTGTGGCGTCGCCTCCACGAGGGACCCGGCCACCGGCAGGCGGGGCATGTACGGGAGCTACCTGCCCAACGCCCAAGGCGATGACGTGGTGGCCGGGATGCGTGACACCGTGCCGCTCGGGCGACTCGCGGAGCTCGCCCCCGGGGCCCACGCACGGTTGCGTGACTGCATGGAGCGACTGGAGGACCGGTACGACGACCGGTGCGACATCGAGTTCACCGTCGAACGCGGAACGCTGTGGATGCTGCAGGCCCATGTCGGCAAACGCCCGCCTCAGGACGTCCAGGCACCGCTGACCGGTCCGCCGGCGGAGGCGAACCCCTCGACGGCGGAAGGGTGACTGCCGTAGCCGGCAGGTGTCGGGGACGGGACGGGACGGGACGGGACGGGACGGGACGGTGGTTCAGGGGCGTATCTGCTCGATGAGGCGGAGGTTGCAGGACGCCTGACCCCTGCTGTTCTTCGCCAGCACCCAGAACGTTCCGTCGCCGTCGCGGCCCACCACGGTCGACGCGCCCTTCAGCGAGTCGGGCTTGTGGTTCTTGGCCACGTCGTACAACTCGACGAGCGCCTGTTCCCGGGTCTTGTTGCCGTTGATGGTTCGAACGAGCCTGATCTGCCGATGCGGTGCCGCTCCATCGGCCGTGCTCGTCTCCTCCGAGATGATCAACCACGTGGACATCGTTCAGCCTCCTTGTGACGGGTGGTGTCGGCGCCCGCTCATCACGAGCGGCGAACCGCATCCACATCCACATCCACAGCCGCATCCCGGGGCCAGACACGACCTACGTCTCCTCGGCCTCGCCCCTGCGACGGTGTCCGTTCCGGGCCGCGGACTCATCGCGTCGGCGGCTCGTACTGCCCTTCGAGGCCCATGCCACGCACCAGCTCCTGCATCAGCAGCTCGAACATGGGCTCCTGGTCGGAAAAGAGAGGGGCGAAGTGCCCGAAGACCTCCAGCGCGATCTGGCCGTAGAGCGACCGCCAGCAGCTCAGCATCACCACCATCGCGCCGGGGGGAAGGTCGACCCCGGTGTCCGCCCGGTAGTCCAGCATCTGCTGCCGCAAGCGCGGATCCATCTCGTCCTCGGCGAGGACCGGGAACGGGCGGTCCGCCCACAGCTGCACGAAGACCGGACCCCAGAGGCCGGCGAGCCGCCGCACCCAGGAGCTGGTCAGCTCGCGGTGAGCGTCGCCGGCAGCCGTGGCAGGTGTGCCGAACAGCAGGTTGAATTCGGGCTGGTGCGTTATGGCCCAATGCCGCAGCACGCGCACCGGTTCGATCATCCGCATCGCGAAATTGTCCGCGGGGTGGGAGAGGGCCGCGGCCTGGAGCTCGTTCACCAGATCGTCGACGATGTCATCCGCCACCCGGTACACGATCTCCGGGAGCCCGCCCTCGAAATGGTGGTAGAGGGCGGCGGGGGTGACCTCGACGCGCCGGGCGATCTCGGCCAGCGTGAGGGCCTCGACGCCCTGGTGGGTGATGACCTGACGGGCGGCGGAGCGCACTTCCGCGGACATCTGAGCCCGTAGCCGTTCACGACGCCCTGATGCCGCCATCCGCTCGCCTCTCCTCGCGCCTCGACCCCGGGGAGTACGCTACGTCATTCCTCGTCGGGGAATTCGGCGCGGTGGTCCTTGGCGGAGATCCGCCAACGGTCCACGAACCGGTCCATGAAGGCATAGCTGACGTCCTCTGGCTTTCCCTGCGGATTCAGGGTCACTTGTGCCTCCTTTCCCTTGACTTGCACCTTCTTCACCAGCATTCTGCGCCCACCGTCCGCCAGGAAGTCCGCGTCGGAGCTCTGTGAGGCCGTTTCCATGTACGCGGTGCAGTCTCCGTTCGCCTGTTCCAGGGTCTGCCGCGCCTCCGGGGTGTACAAAGCGCACATGCGAGCGAAGTCCCGGTCCCTCGTCGCAGCGCCGAACGCGTCCCAGGTCTCCCTCACGCCGCCTTCCCCCGGGTCCGCCCCGATGGATGCCACGCTGCGCGCGGAGATGAGGCTGCCGCCGCCACCACGCGCGTCGACCGGTCCCGGGCCGGCGCCGTCGTCCCCGCCGACCCACTGCGTGACGCCGTAGCCGCCGAGTACGACGGCCAGGAGGGCGAAGGCCCCGAAACCGATGCGGGTGGTGCGCTTCCTGCTGCTGTCGATGTTGCCGCCGGCGACCTGGGCGTTCTTCCCGCTGATGCCTCCGCCGTTGATGTTCACCTGGTGGTGCGACGAGCCGGAGGTGGCGGTGCCCTGGTTGGTGTGGTGCTGGTAGAGCTTCACCGCGTCGTCCAGTTCCCGCGCGAACGAGGCGTCGCTCTGAGCGGAGGTGGCGAGCAGGCTCGCGGCCTCCATCCGCCGCCCGGAATCCTGCGGAGCCTCTTCGAACCGCTCCAGCACCCTCGCGCCGTCAGCCGTGGACCGCAGGCGCTGCTTCACCAGGTCGGCGACGGAACCGGCGGCCAGGTTCTGGAGGACTCCGGCCAGGAAGTCCCCCGCGATGCCGACCGCTGCCGCCGCCAGGATCCCGAGCTCCACCATCTTTTCCTCCCCGTATCCGGGTCAACTGCTCAAGCGGTCAAACCCTTGAGCTAAAGGGCCTTTAGAAAGTAGCGCACCTTTAAGATCGACTTCCAGTCAAGTGCGCCAAGGAAAGCCGGACTTGGTGTGAGTATTCAGTGGCTGCCGCAGTAAACACCGGATTTACTGCGGCAGCGCCGATATTCTCGCCCGGGGCCGGGTGCGCACATTCACCGCGAGAGGACCGGAAGGGCGGACGGGTGGCGATCGAACGAGCGGCCGTGCCGGAGACCGAGACCGAGACCGAGACAGAGACCGAGGGCGAGATCGCGTCGCGGGTGCCGCGTCCCCGGGCCGAGCCGCCGCTGCCCGTCCCACCGCGGACGTACGCGTCGGCAGTCGAGCGGTACCTCGCCGGCGCGGGCATCTCGGAGT containing:
- a CDS encoding TetR/AcrR family transcriptional regulator, whose translation is MSAEVRSAARQVITHQGVEALTLAEIARRVEVTPAALYHHFEGGLPEIVYRVADDIVDDLVNELQAAALSHPADNFAMRMIEPVRVLRHWAITHQPEFNLLFGTPATAAGDAHRELTSSWVRRLAGLWGPVFVQLWADRPFPVLAEDEMDPRLRQQMLDYRADTGVDLPPGAMVVMLSCWRSLYGQIALEVFGHFAPLFSDQEPMFELLMQELVRGMGLEGQYEPPTR